The genome window TAACTAGAGAAGCCTCCCCTCCCTTGGCAAGGGAGCCCAGCCAAATCCCTGTTGTGGCTTGAGTAGTAGGgatgggctggaggaggaaagcGGAGGGTCATGGGGAGAAATCTGACCTGAGGGCCACCCCAAATACACACGGGAGAGGAGCCCTTAGGGTTTTCTGTTTAATGCAAAATGTTGCCATacaaaaggatgtggagaaattccCATTCTTCAGGGCctgaagggaggaggagaggataGAGTTGAAAGTCTCCTTCTGCTCCTCTCTGTCCCCAACTCGTCTGAGCCAAGAAACAGTCTGCTGCCTGTTGGCTGGGTTACCCCCATACAATCTAGCTCCTCaaacttcttcctctttctttttcatctccAGCTTATAGACAATCTGGTAGCCATCATCCCAGGCATAGAGCTGACGTTCTCGAGGGTTATAGCGGAGGCTGGCATGGGCACCATACCGGCGGGGGAAGTAAGGCAGCGTTGCCCTTTCAGGGGTCAGGGTGCCGCTGGCATCAAAAGAGCACTGGATGCGGGCCCGACTGGCAGGGCGGGTGTTATAGACAACGTATAGGGTCCCACAGATGACAAAGGCAGCCTCAGCATTCTCTCTGGGACATGGTGTGTCCCACTGCTGCTCTGTGTCCAGTGTCTGTGGGTCTAATTTGGCCAAACACAAGTGCCTGTCATCCTCCCGGGTGGCATAGACGGCCCAAAGGCCCTCCTCATCAGCCGCCAAGTCAATGTACGTGTTTGCTGTCAGCCCATACGGGGGGATCAAACCCTCTGCTGGGAACACTGAACTGTCCACCACTGTTCGGTTTGCCAGGTGGAATTTGATGAGCTGCAAAGTGTTCTCCAACTCACCAACCCCTCCAGGTCCTCCAGGAGGCCTCCGGGCATAATAAAGAAAGCCACTGTATACCAGCTGCCCTGTGCCTACCCAGGGGAAGGGCACCCGGACTCGGGAAGCTTTCCGGGCAGCCATGGCAAGGGTGAAGTCACGCAGCCTTGGGAAGACAAAGGCTGTGTCATTCTGTGTCCCATCCAACACGTAGATCTTCTCTGTTGGCCCCATTGGATCCTTGGTCCACAGACCAGCTGGGCCACCGAACCGCTTCAGGATCTTCATTGATTTCACCTGAGAGATTGTGTAGCCACAGTctggtggggaaggagaaaagcACAGGGCAAGGAATACAGGCAAGAGTTAGAAGTCCATTGCCAGATCCCCCGGGGCGGGCCGTTTGGAGAACAGTGGATACCTTCATTCTTATGGACGATGGGGGGcaggagcacagaggcctggaTCCCCAGAACCTCTCCTTAATGGACCTGTCATTACAGATATTTCCCTAAAGCAGATTCCTGAAGACAGAGCCTAAGGCAActgggataaggaggaaaaaggaaaagaaccaaGGAAGAACACCAGCTCCCAGAGTGTCAGGGGCCTGCCTTCAGATCCCTTACCTGTCACCATATCGTACTTCTCGTTTCTTCTGCCCTTGCCTTTGCTGCCAGGGCCCCCAGTGACCTTCTCATCAACATCTACACAGGGTGGAGCTGGGTTCTGGGTCTCCAAATAGTCGACCTCCCGCTCCAGACGGTCCACTCTCCCCGAGATGGTGTCAGCCTCAGTTCTGAGTGCCTCCCGCTCCTTCTCAGCCGCTTCCAGCAACGGCAGCATCTTGTTCTTGAAGTCCCTCAGCTCAGCAGCGTGCCGGCTACTTTGCTCTTGGCACTGAGCCAGCCGTTCCTGCCAGGATGGGGGGACAGGAAGGAGGGCTGAAGGGTTACAGTTCCCAGGCAGGAAGAGGCCCACCGCCAGAGTCAGGAATGGGGAAAAAGCCCAAACTCAACCAGGCATCAACATTCCTCCAAGCCCCACAGAAAGGAAACGGGTATGCGGAATGCTCACTGTGTGAAGAGCCAGGCTCGGATTCACCTAGGCCCCTACCTGCCCATCACATCCTCCAGCCTCCTCATCTGTGAGCAGTGCCACTGAGTTGCCCGGGCTCCTCAGGCAGTCTAAGTGCATGAGGGAAGGGAGGGGTCTCTGCTCCATTTTACAAATCTCCTCTTGGGAATTAAGAGGCTACCGACTTCAAACTATTAAAAAGGCAGAAAGTTGCAGATTCTCTGGGAACTCCCAACTTTAACAGAATCATCAGCTTGTCCTGAGGGGTGTCCCCACAATCTTCGCTCTCATTTCCACTGTCCCCTTATTCCATCCATCCCAGGAGTAGAACACAACAGTCTATCTGCTCCGGAATTGCTCTATATATGTGGAGACAGAGGAGGGCTTGCAATCTGGAGGATCTTATTAAAAGATGGAGTTTTCTGCAGGTTCTTACGGAGCCCTATCTTGTCACTCCCCAGGTCCCTAACAAATGGGGTGAATCAACAGCCAGAGTCCTTCCAGCCTGGGCTGGAAGTGAAGGAGCCACTCACCTCCAAGGCAGCGAGCCGGCGCTCCAGGTACTCCACGAGCTGGTGCTGCTGTCCTTGGAGGGGCCCCACCCACGGCAAAAGGAACAGGAGAGGCGCCCAGGGCCTCATGGCCGCGGGAAAGCGGGGCCAGAGTAGAGAGTGTGCAGTTGTGTGCAGTTGGCCGCTTCCACTCACGCCTGCGGGGTAGCTTTggaggcggggcgggggcggggccttcCCTCTTTCTGGGTCTCTGGGTCTCTCTCACTACTCTGGAATGCTTATGGTCTCTTTACAACCCCCACCCCCTCATTCTGCCTGGATTGATCAAACACAGATGGCCCTATTGCAGAGCAGCCAGAAGCCTTAACCACTTCCCGCCTAGGCTGTAGGCTCCCCAGGAgagggaaagaagacagaaacccCAAGGCAGAGGCCTTCTGGGCAGTCACTCAGGAGCTAGTAGTGGGAGGCAGAGGCCCCAGAGTAAATTCAGAAAGCTCTATCCCTGTGTTTTAGGAGAATGCTTCCACTGCTGACTTAAGAAACATCCTTCATTagtccttccctttcccagcaaTAATAGCATGGATTGTTTTCTGCTGTGTTCTGTGAAAGCTGGAAGCAGCGAAGATGGTGTTTGAGAGGAAGAGGTGGGAGAAAAAAAGCCAGTTGTCTGTACCACCTTCTACAGCTCATTGGCGCCATCTTGTGCTAAGCACCTGGATTAACAGGGAAACCAAGGTTTTAGACTTCACCTCACGTGGAAAGTTTTCCACCAAAGCAAGCCAAGTGGGTTGAATTCATAGGGattttcatcattaaaatgtAGATTTCCCCACAGACTACCCAATTACTTAGGGGCTATCCCATATCCCTTTGATCTAGCCTAAGGAAGAGATAAAAATTTATTAACCGAgataaaagcaattaaaataaaaaaagatgatttaGTAAATTAATCTTGATTACCTGGAAGTGAGACTGACATAAGAGCCTTTCTGTATGGCTTTCCTTCACCCGAAAgcttatatgtatattattaccAAAACTGGAGGCTATTCAGCAAGTTCACCCTAactttacattcatttatttatttgaggaaaaaaaaatctgaaaaatatgtcgcagtctaaataaataaatgtactcTGACATCCTTACTTATGGGAAAGAACAGATTACTGATAATTTCCCTTGATTACAGTCCAACAGGTCATTTCTAAGTGCTTCTCATTTCTATATCCCATCTATGACTGCAGGAGCAAAATTA of Manis javanica isolate MJ-LG chromosome 4, MJ_LKY, whole genome shotgun sequence contains these proteins:
- the OLFML3 gene encoding olfactomedin-like protein 3, producing the protein MRPWAPLLFLLPWVGPLQGQQHQLVEYLERRLAALEERLAQCQEQSSRHAAELRDFKNKMLPLLEAAEKEREALRTEADTISGRVDRLEREVDYLETQNPAPPCVDVDEKVTGGPGSKGKGRRNEKYDMVTDCGYTISQVKSMKILKRFGGPAGLWTKDPMGPTEKIYVLDGTQNDTAFVFPRLRDFTLAMAARKASRVRVPFPWVGTGQLVYSGFLYYARRPPGGPGGVGELENTLQLIKFHLANRTVVDSSVFPAEGLIPPYGLTANTYIDLAADEEGLWAVYATREDDRHLCLAKLDPQTLDTEQQWDTPCPRENAEAAFVICGTLYVVYNTRPASRARIQCSFDASGTLTPERATLPYFPRRYGAHASLRYNPRERQLYAWDDGYQIVYKLEMKKKEEEV